The DNA segment GCTTGGGGACCGTCGTCAGGTTCTTCTCCGACACTTTGGTGTCCGTGAGGTTACCCATGGGATGCCCCTACGATCGTAGCAGGGACATAGTTTACGCTATGGCGATGCGTAGTGATCGGACGAGACGGGAGTCGGGCCTATCGGGGGTCCCCGAGAGTCAGACGGCGGAGTTCCAGCGGTGGGCACCGCCCTCGGAGGCGCGGTCGAAGTCCAGATTGAACCGGTCCGACTCGATCAGCACCGGTCCCGGGACGTAGACGTCGGTGTCGCCGTCGCCGTCGACGGCGGCGAGCAGGTCGCGCTCGCGCATCGTCTCCAACACGTCGCTGACTGTGCGCTCGCGCCCCTCGATCAGGTTCGCCTCCTCGACGACGCCGTCGACGGTGACGCGCCCCTCCAGCATCGCCAGCCGGATCGCCGACACCCACGCCGGCTCGCGTTTCATCTCCCGACACACGATACAGTACCACATATCGGGGGTCTTTATAAAAATTTCTCACCTGAGCGATAGAATCAACTGGACGGCGCGGCCGCGGCGGGAGTTCGGGCCGGGACCTCGATCTGGGAATCGCAGTCTGAACCGCGACCTCGAACCGGCGCTCGCGGCGGTTCCGGTGCGGGAGGGCGGGCCGGTCGGCAGACGTATGCCGGACGCGGGCAACCGATGGCTCATGACGGACTCACCGTCGACCAACGACCTGGCGGCCATCTTCGACGAGGGCGACGTCGCGCTCGCCGCGCTCGAGAACGCGTACAGCCCGCGGCTCGTGGAGTTTTACGGCGATCTCGGCCTCGACGTCGTCTGGCTGGACCTCGAACACGGCGGCCCGGACCCGTGGGACGCGGGCCGGATCGAGGACCTGCTCCGCGCGGCCGAGGCGACCGACACGGAGCTGCTCGTGCGGCTCCCGAGCACCGATCCGGCGCTCGTCCGAAAGGCGCTCGATCTGGGCGTGCGCAACGTGTTCCTCCCGCGCGTGGAGGGCCCGGACGAGGTGCGGAAGGCGGTCAAGTCGGCGCGGTTCGACTACGACGGCGAGCCCGGGGACCGCGGGCTGGGCTCGGCGCGCGCCCGCCGCTGGGGGCTCGCCGACGACTACGTCGCGACCGAGGACGCGGAGACGCTCGTCGGCGCGACGATCGAGACCGAGGCGGCCGTCGCGAGCCTCGACGACATCCTCGCGGTCCCGGAGCTCGGGTTCGTGTTCGTCGGACCGTTCGACCTGTCGGTCTCGCTCGGCCACCCCGGCGAGATCGACCACCCGGAGGTGCGGGAGGCGGTCGAGACGGTCCGGTCGAAGGCCATCGCCGCGAGCGTGCCCGTCGGCGGGCTCGGATTCGACGCGGCCGACGTCGACGAGAAGGTGGCGAACGGGTACCAACTGTTGAACGTCG comes from the Halorubrum depositum genome and includes:
- a CDS encoding HpcH/HpaI aldolase family protein, which encodes MTDSPSTNDLAAIFDEGDVALAALENAYSPRLVEFYGDLGLDVVWLDLEHGGPDPWDAGRIEDLLRAAEATDTELLVRLPSTDPALVRKALDLGVRNVFLPRVEGPDEVRKAVKSARFDYDGEPGDRGLGSARARRWGLADDYVATEDAETLVGATIETEAAVASLDDILAVPELGFVFVGPFDLSVSLGHPGEIDHPEVREAVETVRSKAIAASVPVGGLGFDAADVDEKVANGYQLLNVGSTTGALKGAVTDWLDGFETGR